The genomic stretch ACTTCGAGACCGAGGTGCTGCCGATCGGTGACTTCCAGGGCACCTCGGTGATGAACTACGCCGACGAGGACGTGCCCTACACCCGGATCCACGAGTTCCGGCACTTCCACCCCGAGCGCGACTACCCGGCCGACAAGACCGTCGTCGTCCGGGAGTACTCCCGGTTCGCCGAGAGCGGCGACGAGCCGTACTACCCGATCAACACCCCCGAGGACCGGGCCAAGCTGGAGACCTACCGGGAGCTGGCCGCGAAGGAGGCCGCGGAGAAGCGCGTGTTGTTCGGCGGTCGCCTGGGGACCTACAAGTACCTGGACATGCACATGGCCATCGGGTCGGCACTCAGCATGTTCGACAACCGCATCCGACCCTTCTTCGACCAGGGCGGCGCTCTCGACGGCCGCCTTGACGACTGAGCACCGACGACTGATCAACGAGGACTGAGCGTCACCATGACGACGACCGAACCCATCGCCCCCGAGGACGCCCCGGTCTCGCCCGAGGTGGTCAGTGACCCCGCGGCGGAAGACCTGGCGCCCGGCAAGGCCGTCGAGCTCCTGCAGCGGGTGCTGATGCCCCGTCCGGCCGACCAGCTGAAGGTCCGGAGCCTCTACCTGGACGAGGTGAACGCCGGCCGGGTCAAGGCGCAGGACCGGTTCAGCGCGGTCATCGGCCCGGCGTCCGAGCTCTCCTTCGCCACGTACTTCAACGCCTTCCCGGCCAGCTACTGGCGGCGGTGGAGCGTGCTGGACAGCGTCGTCCTGCAGGTGACGGTCGCCGGCACCTGCCGGGTCGACGTCTACCGCTCCAAGGCCGACGGCGAGTCGATGCACGTCACCGGGGCGACCCACGAGGGTCACGACGAGCGGACGCTGGAGTTCGAGCTCGACCTCGGCCCGTTCATCGACGGCGGCTGGTACTGGTTCGACGTCACCACCGAGGACGAGACGACCGTCCGGCGGGCAGGCTGGTACGCCCCGCAGGCCCCGGCCGAGCAGCCCCGACTGGGCATCGGGATCTGCACCTACAACCGGCCGGTCGACGCGGTCGCCGCACTCACCGCCCTGGTCGAGGACGACGTCGTCCGCGACGCGCTGCACCTGGTCACCGTCGCCGACCAGGGCGGCAACCACGTGCGCGATGCCGCGCTCTACCCGGCCGTCGCCGAGGCGCTCGGCGAGCGTCTGCGCATCGTCGAGCAGCCCAACCTGGGCGGCAGCGGCGGCTTCGCCCGGACGATGTACGAGTCCTTCACCGCCAGCGACGTGACCCACCACATCCTGCTGGACGACGACATCCAGCTCGAGCCGGACAGCATCCTCCGCGCCCGCGCCTTCGCCGCGTACGCGGAGAAGCCGATGCTGGTCGGTGGGCAGATGCTCGCCCTGCAGGACCGCTCGGTGCTGCACACCATGGGCGAGATCGTCGACCGGTCCAACTTCTTCTGGCGGAACGCCCCGAACACCGAGTACTTCCACGACTTCGGCGAGAAGACGCTCCGCGAGTCCCCGGACCTGCACCGGCGCATCGACGTCGACTACAACGGCTGGTGGATGTGCCTGATCCCCCGCACCGTCTTCGAGGCGATCGGCATGCCGTTGCCGGTCTTCATCAAGTGGGACGACGCCGAGTACGGGCTGCGCGCGTTCGCCGCCGGGTTCCCCACCACGTCGCTCCCGGGCACCGCCATCTGGCACCTCTCCTGGGGCGACAAGGACGATGCCAGCGACTGGCAGGCCTACTTCCACATCCGGAACCGGCTGATCGCCGCCGCGCTGCACTCGCCCCACAAGCACGGCGGCAAGCTGTTCCGGGAGATGCTCAAGGCGGACCTCCGCTTCCTCATCACCCTCCAGTACTCGACCGCCGAACTTCACCAGATGGCCTACCGGGACTTCCTGGCCGGCCCTGAGCGGCTCTTCGAGGACATGCCCGGCTCGGTGGGCAAGGCCCGCAAGACCCGCAGCCTCCACCCCGACGGCCGGGTGCTCGGCAACTCCGGCGACCTCCCGCTGCCCTCGATGAGCACGGCGGAGGCGCTGTCGTTCCGGCGCATCCCGGTCGGGGCGGCGCAGATCGGCAAGACCCTGGTCAAGGCGATCGCGCACAACGCCACCAAGGTCGACCCGGGCGCCCGGGAGGTGCCCCAGCTGAACCTGGCCTTCCAGGACGCGCAGTGGTTCCTCCTGGCCCGGCTCGACAGCGCCACCGTGGGCACCGCTGACGGCCGGGGGGTGACGTTCCGGCAGCGTGACCCGGAGGCGTTCCGCCGACTGTTCGGCAGGTCCAGCCAGCTGCTGCGCCGGCTGTACACCGAGTGGCCGGAGCTGCAGCGGCGGTACCGCGACGCCGCCGGCGAGCTGACCTCGGTCGAGCGCTGGGGCACGGCCTTCGACTCGTGGGGCTCGACCCGCTTCTGAGCAGCGCCCACCGGGTGCACGGAGGCCCCGGTTGCCGGACAGGCGACCGGGGCCTTCGTCCGTCCGGGCTCAGGGCCGCGTGAACCGCTCCCGCCGACCGGCGCGGGTCAGCCGCAACCACTCGCGG from Modestobacter roseus encodes the following:
- a CDS encoding glycosyltransferase, encoding MTTTEPIAPEDAPVSPEVVSDPAAEDLAPGKAVELLQRVLMPRPADQLKVRSLYLDEVNAGRVKAQDRFSAVIGPASELSFATYFNAFPASYWRRWSVLDSVVLQVTVAGTCRVDVYRSKADGESMHVTGATHEGHDERTLEFELDLGPFIDGGWYWFDVTTEDETTVRRAGWYAPQAPAEQPRLGIGICTYNRPVDAVAALTALVEDDVVRDALHLVTVADQGGNHVRDAALYPAVAEALGERLRIVEQPNLGGSGGFARTMYESFTASDVTHHILLDDDIQLEPDSILRARAFAAYAEKPMLVGGQMLALQDRSVLHTMGEIVDRSNFFWRNAPNTEYFHDFGEKTLRESPDLHRRIDVDYNGWWMCLIPRTVFEAIGMPLPVFIKWDDAEYGLRAFAAGFPTTSLPGTAIWHLSWGDKDDASDWQAYFHIRNRLIAAALHSPHKHGGKLFREMLKADLRFLITLQYSTAELHQMAYRDFLAGPERLFEDMPGSVGKARKTRSLHPDGRVLGNSGDLPLPSMSTAEALSFRRIPVGAAQIGKTLVKAIAHNATKVDPGAREVPQLNLAFQDAQWFLLARLDSATVGTADGRGVTFRQRDPEAFRRLFGRSSQLLRRLYTEWPELQRRYRDAAGELTSVERWGTAFDSWGSTRF